The Streptococcus sp. 29896 genome includes a region encoding these proteins:
- a CDS encoding ABC transporter ATP-binding protein yields the protein MVQLNLKNIYKKYPNSEHYSVEDFNLDIKDKEFIVFVGPSGCGKSTTLRMIAGLEDITEGEAYIDGVLMNDVAPKDRDIAMVFQNYALYPHMTVFDNMAFGLKLRKYSKDEIKKRVEEAAQILGLTEFLERKPADLSGGQRQRVAMGRAIVRDAKVFLMDEPLSNLDAKLRVSMRTEIAKIHRRIGATTIYVTHDQTEAMTLADRIVIMSATKNPAGTGTIGRIEQIGSPEELYNRPVNKFVASFIGSPAMNFFTVTLQDGVLAGDGFKVALPEGRRKHLEEKGYNGKSFTLGIRPEDIKASQLELDTYPSSIVEAEVVVSELLGAETMLYSKVGNTEFVSRVDARDYHNPGDKVRLTFNLNKAHFFDDETSKAIV from the coding sequence ATGGTTCAATTGAATTTAAAAAACATTTACAAAAAATACCCAAACAGTGAGCATTACTCAGTTGAAGACTTCAACTTGGACATCAAGGACAAGGAGTTTATCGTATTCGTAGGTCCTTCAGGATGTGGTAAGTCAACGACTCTTCGTATGATTGCTGGTTTGGAAGACATCACAGAAGGGGAAGCATATATCGATGGCGTTCTCATGAACGATGTGGCTCCAAAAGACCGCGACATTGCCATGGTTTTCCAGAACTATGCCCTCTACCCACACATGACTGTATTTGACAATATGGCTTTTGGTCTTAAGTTGCGTAAATACAGCAAGGACGAAATCAAAAAACGTGTGGAAGAAGCTGCACAAATCCTTGGATTGACAGAATTCTTGGAACGCAAACCAGCTGACCTTTCAGGTGGACAACGCCAACGTGTTGCCATGGGTCGTGCTATCGTTCGTGATGCAAAAGTATTCTTAATGGATGAACCTTTGTCAAACTTGGATGCTAAATTGCGTGTATCCATGCGTACAGAGATTGCTAAAATTCACCGCCGTATCGGTGCAACAACCATCTACGTAACCCACGACCAAACAGAAGCAATGACCTTGGCAGACCGTATCGTTATCATGTCTGCAACTAAAAACCCAGCAGGTACAGGTACAATCGGCCGTATCGAGCAAATCGGTAGCCCAGAAGAGCTCTACAACCGCCCAGTTAACAAGTTTGTTGCTAGCTTCATCGGTAGCCCAGCTATGAACTTCTTTACAGTAACACTTCAAGACGGTGTACTTGCTGGTGATGGCTTCAAGGTAGCTCTTCCAGAAGGTCGTCGCAAGCACTTGGAAGAAAAAGGCTACAATGGCAAATCATTTACCCTCGGTATCCGTCCAGAAGACATCAAGGCTTCTCAGTTGGAATTGGACACGTACCCTTCTTCTATCGTAGAAGCAGAAGTGGTGGTATCTGAGCTTCTCGGTGCAGAAACCATGCTTTACTCTAAGGTTGGAAACACTGAATTCGTATCTCGCGTTGATGCGCGTGACTACCACAACCCAGGCGATAAAGTTCGCTTGACCTTCAACCTCAACAAAGCTCATTTCTTTGATGATGAAACAAGCAAGGCAATCGTATAA
- a CDS encoding aromatic acid exporter family protein — translation MSLSLRTIKLIFATVLAIYLATTLDLSYATAAGIIAILSVLDTRKSSFKMARNRLFSTLLALTIAVLTFALFGFGIWTLGIYLALYVPLAYRFNWEAGIAPSTVLVTHLLLEQDISLIFLGNELALFLIGAGLALLFNLYMPSQEKKIEAYHDQVEDLLKQILLRFEAFLLNGDGRNEAELITQLDKTLEEALKVVYLDRHNQLFQQTNYQVHYFEMRAAQNKILRTMAGNINKCLLEGRENVILSSLFERAAQQLSRENSAKELLLDIELFHATFRERPLPQTREEFETRATLFQLLHDMEAFIRLKVDFYEVYKDEDEGSEKGN, via the coding sequence ATGTCCCTCTCCCTCCGAACGATTAAACTGATATTTGCTACCGTCCTAGCCATTTACCTAGCGACCACTCTAGACTTGTCCTATGCGACGGCTGCCGGTATCATCGCCATTCTCAGCGTCCTCGACACCCGCAAGTCCAGCTTCAAAATGGCCCGCAACCGCCTCTTTTCCACTCTCTTGGCCCTGACCATAGCCGTCCTGACCTTCGCCCTCTTTGGCTTTGGCATCTGGACCCTGGGCATCTACCTGGCACTCTACGTCCCTCTGGCCTACCGTTTCAACTGGGAGGCAGGCATCGCTCCCTCGACCGTCCTCGTCACCCACCTCTTGCTAGAGCAGGATATTTCGCTGATTTTTTTGGGAAATGAGCTGGCGCTTTTTCTGATTGGGGCAGGACTTGCACTCTTGTTTAACCTCTATATGCCCTCGCAAGAAAAGAAAATCGAGGCCTATCACGACCAAGTCGAAGACCTGCTCAAGCAGATTCTCCTCCGCTTTGAAGCCTTTCTGCTCAACGGTGATGGACGAAACGAGGCAGAATTGATTACGCAGCTAGATAAGACCTTGGAGGAGGCCCTCAAAGTCGTCTATCTAGACCGCCACAACCAGCTCTTCCAGCAGACCAACTACCAGGTCCATTACTTTGAAATGCGAGCCGCACAAAATAAAATCCTGCGGACCATGGCAGGAAATATCAACAAATGTTTGCTAGAAGGCAGAGAAAATGTCATCCTGTCCAGCCTCTTCGAGCGAGCAGCCCAGCAACTGAGCCGAGAAAACTCCGCTAAGGAACTCCTCCTAGACATCGAACTCTTCCATGCCACCTTCCGCGAGCGACCTCTGCCACAAACCCGAGAAGAATTTGAAACCCGAGCCACCCTCTTTCAGCTCCTACACGATATGGAAGCCTTTATTCGCCTCAAGGTTGACTTTTATGAGGTTTACAAAGATGAAGATGAGGGTAGTGAAAAAGGAAATTAA
- a CDS encoding cadmium resistance transporter: MTIITYALILGISTSIDYFLILFLLFSQAKKPGEKRTIYFGQLLASFILILLSSILSQVANIFLADWILGLLGFVPILLGVRILFENEAETEIPDSKIGLLSIIFISLTSGVDNLGIFTPYFTTLSTLETLLTASLILLETVAICYLAEKFGSLHSISEFIEKYEKMILPTIFIVLGIYILFEFGTMTYLLQLLT, from the coding sequence ATGACTATTATTACTTATGCACTGATTCTTGGTATTTCAACAAGTATCGATTATTTCCTAATTTTATTCCTTTTATTTTCACAGGCAAAAAAACCAGGTGAAAAACGCACAATCTATTTTGGACAACTACTTGCTAGCTTTATACTCATCCTCTTAAGTTCGATTCTTAGCCAAGTTGCCAATATTTTTCTAGCTGACTGGATCCTTGGTCTGCTCGGCTTCGTCCCTATTCTACTAGGGGTTAGAATCCTTTTTGAAAACGAAGCAGAAACAGAAATTCCTGATAGCAAAATCGGACTACTATCTATCATTTTTATTTCATTAACATCGGGAGTAGATAATTTAGGAATATTTACCCCTTATTTTACAACTTTAAGTACCTTAGAAACACTCTTAACTGCTAGCCTGATCTTGCTAGAGACAGTCGCCATTTGCTACCTAGCAGAAAAATTTGGAAGTCTCCATAGCATTTCTGAATTCATAGAAAAATATGAAAAAATGATTCTTCCAACCATTTTTATCGTATTAGGAATCTACATTTTATTCGAATTCGGAACAATGACCTACCTACTACAATTACTAACATAA
- a CDS encoding DUF1761 domain-containing protein — protein MTLILGIVAGLIAFAIGGLWYGLIFRDAWIEASGIDMTKVEADRQAGKNGQKEMVISLAIEVLTAVVAIFFIKTLDVSPLHAAGGMGVIAVLASLKNYVFEQRPLKLILINESYKLVCYLVVGIIALFA, from the coding sequence ATGACACTTATTTTGGGAATTGTGGCAGGGCTGATTGCCTTTGCTATTGGTGGTTTATGGTATGGTTTGATTTTCCGTGATGCTTGGATTGAAGCCTCTGGCATTGACATGACCAAGGTAGAAGCTGACCGTCAAGCTGGGAAAAATGGCCAGAAGGAAATGGTGATTTCCTTGGCGATTGAAGTTTTGACTGCTGTTGTGGCAATTTTCTTCATCAAGACCCTTGATGTTTCACCACTCCACGCAGCTGGTGGCATGGGCGTAATTGCAGTCCTTGCTTCATTGAAGAACTACGTCTTTGAGCAACGCCCTCTTAAACTCATCCTTATCAATGAAAGCTACAAACTGGTCTGCTATTTGGTAGTCGGAATCATTGCCTTGTTTGCATAA
- a CDS encoding helix-turn-helix domain-containing protein — protein sequence MDKERVLQYFPQAKWSNARPQQGEAFVKLVDGQYLTLGEGLSDRERFLLDLLQGEGTESQQSPWRLFLDGKRSLPQPIAALQFVQVRLWSDVEDEVRQAWRQTMEDLLPNLVAWYASTASDYVFVLEQSPYLDCREILRDTLSALEFDFGLRLTVFVGQVWPEEVAASWPQLFQQEEALFQEWCQTYNHSTLLQFSQLFLWSGKSYASLKTGVAQLVSKQDLGDVIRALWAEGAVLTKTAQRLYIHRNTLQYRLDKWQEWTGLQLKELNDLAVCYHAIIDDEF from the coding sequence GTGGATAAGGAAAGAGTCTTGCAATATTTTCCGCAGGCCAAGTGGTCGAATGCGCGCCCTCAACAGGGAGAGGCTTTCGTCAAACTTGTGGACGGACAGTATCTGACGTTAGGTGAAGGCCTATCGGATCGGGAACGCTTCTTGTTGGATTTGTTACAAGGAGAAGGGACAGAGAGCCAGCAGTCTCCTTGGCGGCTTTTCTTGGATGGCAAGCGATCCTTGCCACAGCCTATTGCAGCTTTGCAGTTTGTACAGGTTCGATTGTGGTCGGATGTGGAAGATGAAGTGCGCCAAGCTTGGCGTCAGACGATGGAAGACCTGCTTCCCAATCTAGTAGCCTGGTATGCTTCCACGGCTAGTGACTATGTTTTTGTCTTAGAGCAGTCGCCTTATCTAGATTGTCGGGAGATCTTGAGAGACACCCTGTCGGCACTCGAGTTTGATTTTGGTCTGCGCTTGACTGTTTTTGTTGGACAGGTTTGGCCAGAGGAAGTCGCAGCTTCTTGGCCACAACTTTTTCAGCAGGAAGAAGCTCTCTTTCAAGAATGGTGCCAGACCTATAATCATTCGACCCTCTTGCAGTTTAGTCAATTATTCCTTTGGTCGGGCAAATCTTACGCCAGCTTAAAAACAGGAGTGGCGCAGTTGGTTTCCAAACAGGACCTGGGAGACGTGATTCGAGCCTTGTGGGCTGAAGGGGCAGTATTGACCAAGACTGCACAAAGACTGTATATCCACCGCAATACGCTTCAGTATCGCTTGGATAAATGGCAGGAATGGACAGGCTTGCAGTTAAAGGAGTTAAATGATTTAGCGGTATGTTATCACGCTATCATAGATGATGAATTTTGA
- a CDS encoding PASTA domain-containing protein: MDKWMRDMEEQRRHDELSRKMDAQTNAIHSQSYAINSQTHALRKQNALLEKEHERQIEKEYKDRIFQLQLHLAQASDDSQRLVFQQMLDDAENDYSQYLLEKEERQLVAARRRQLGIFISLLVLLVGMFGVYYVYTDMQQVRVPELRGVSLAEAKEVLRDEGFVLGTVTEIGGQTVEPGQVSLSTPSGGSKVKRGKVVDLIVAKEETATSETSSEGTASTTSSSQVSSQTFTIEIERTGLSILQAPYLTATYVATIDPGTYTIVETTYNDGHSWGKLKSGQGWISLTEVQGGLAQVNTKDLTTEQVQRWVAYAFFMNPENVHYNRQQPVISVYKEEDDLVYADVTIPSDSDFEPSYWRYRVNAQGELEHGSYEEATGNTHWYVLLEEYRE, encoded by the coding sequence ATGGATAAATGGATGCGTGATATGGAAGAACAGCGAAGACATGATGAACTAAGTCGAAAAATGGATGCCCAGACCAATGCTATTCATTCTCAGTCCTATGCGATTAATTCCCAGACCCATGCGCTAAGAAAACAGAATGCACTTCTTGAGAAGGAGCATGAACGTCAAATTGAAAAAGAGTACAAAGATCGAATTTTTCAACTCCAACTTCATTTGGCTCAAGCCTCAGATGACAGTCAGCGACTAGTCTTTCAGCAAATGCTCGATGATGCTGAAAACGATTATTCCCAGTATCTTTTAGAGAAAGAGGAGAGACAACTGGTGGCAGCAAGAAGAAGACAACTGGGCATTTTTATTTCCCTCTTAGTGCTACTAGTCGGTATGTTTGGTGTTTACTATGTTTATACAGACATGCAGCAGGTTAGGGTTCCAGAATTACGTGGCGTGTCCTTGGCTGAGGCCAAGGAAGTCTTGCGTGATGAAGGTTTTGTATTGGGAACGGTCACGGAAATTGGTGGACAGACCGTTGAACCGGGCCAAGTCAGCTTATCGACACCTAGTGGGGGCAGCAAGGTGAAAAGAGGGAAAGTGGTAGATCTGATTGTAGCAAAAGAGGAGACTGCGACATCAGAAACAAGCAGTGAAGGAACAGCTTCGACGACGAGCAGTAGCCAAGTTTCTTCTCAAACCTTTACCATTGAAATTGAAAGGACAGGCTTGTCTATCCTTCAAGCGCCTTATTTAACGGCAACTTATGTTGCGACCATTGATCCAGGCACCTATACTATTGTGGAGACGACTTATAACGATGGTCATAGCTGGGGCAAGCTAAAGTCAGGGCAGGGGTGGATTTCGTTGACGGAAGTTCAGGGAGGTCTTGCACAGGTCAATACCAAGGATTTGACAACAGAGCAGGTGCAGAGATGGGTTGCCTATGCATTTTTCATGAACCCAGAGAACGTTCACTACAATCGTCAACAACCAGTCATTTCGGTTTACAAAGAGGAAGATGATTTGGTTTATGCAGATGTGACGATTCCATCAGATTCAGACTTTGAACCAAGCTATTGGCGGTACCGTGTCAATGCCCAAGGTGAGTTGGAACATGGTTCCTATGAGGAGGCTACAGGGAACACCCACTGGTATGTTTTATTGGAAGAATACAGGGAGTAA